From Woronichinia naegeliana WA131, the proteins below share one genomic window:
- a CDS encoding HAD family hydrolase — translation MVANVSSHKALFLDRDGVVIDYVPYLSRPEQVKIPPRSGQALKQWQDHGYYLILITNQSGVGRGYFNLEDVEAVHHRIREVYEPFGVTFADIFLCPHHPEAGCDCRKPSPQMLIEAAKKYDISLPNSYFLGDAPSDLEAALQAGCQPLLVLTGRGKKTLASLNQYPSPIPVFDQISDTVSLLNHDSTR, via the coding sequence ATGGTTGCCAACGTCTCGTCTCACAAAGCCCTCTTTTTAGATCGGGATGGTGTGGTCATTGATTATGTCCCCTATTTAAGTCGGCCTGAGCAGGTCAAGATTCCCCCTAGGAGCGGTCAAGCTCTGAAACAATGGCAAGATCACGGTTATTACTTAATTTTAATTACCAATCAATCGGGAGTAGGTCGCGGTTATTTTAACCTAGAGGACGTGGAAGCTGTTCACCATCGTATTCGAGAAGTTTATGAACCGTTTGGTGTCACCTTTGCTGATATTTTTCTCTGTCCTCACCATCCTGAAGCGGGTTGTGATTGTCGTAAACCGTCCCCCCAAATGTTAATTGAGGCGGCCAAAAAATATGACATTTCCCTCCCCAATTCCTATTTTTTAGGTGATGCACCCAGCGATCTAGAAGCAGCATTGCAAGCAGGTTGTCAACCCTTATTAGTGTTAACAGGACGAGGGAAAAAGACCTTAGCAAGTCTAAATCAATATCCCAGCCCCATTCCTGTATTTGATCAGATTAGTGATACTGTTAGCCTCCTCAACCATGACTCAACAAGATAA
- a CDS encoding ISKra4 family transposase — MKTLVGEVEISQKQARKLKVSPKIVLSPGLEKCCLRASAKTSYQQAEEDIEELMGIKVGHSSLHRLVERTELPLAQAQSESAGVSIDGGKICLRGEEKEGGQWRDYKLVSLHGNVCEAFFQDPEGLKNWSNVQPLSPIVTFLGDGHPGIWNAVESFATQSWLIRREVLDWYHLKENLFKVGGSLKRLEAVEHLLWRGFVNKAIDAFDGVKSKRAKNFQAYLTKHYQRIPDYQYYQQLGIVIGSGDVESKIKQVGARVKLSGARWHLHNVSRILRLRCAYLNHSPLLSVNVLS, encoded by the coding sequence ATCAAAACCCTAGTCGGAGAAGTGGAAATAAGCCAAAAACAAGCCAGAAAACTAAAGGTGTCGCCAAAAATCGTCTTAAGTCCAGGTTTAGAGAAATGCTGTCTAAGAGCCAGTGCGAAAACATCCTACCAACAAGCAGAAGAAGATATAGAGGAGTTGATGGGGATAAAAGTAGGACATAGCAGTTTACATCGCTTGGTAGAACGGACAGAACTGCCCTTAGCTCAAGCTCAGTCAGAGAGTGCGGGGGTCAGTATAGATGGGGGAAAGATTTGTCTGCGGGGCGAGGAGAAGGAAGGGGGACAGTGGCGAGATTATAAACTGGTGAGTCTTCATGGCAATGTCTGTGAAGCCTTTTTCCAAGACCCAGAGGGCTTAAAGAATTGGAGCAATGTTCAACCTTTGTCCCCAATAGTGACCTTTTTGGGAGATGGTCATCCCGGAATCTGGAATGCGGTAGAGAGTTTCGCCACTCAATCGTGGCTGATACGACGAGAGGTGTTGGATTGGTATCATCTCAAGGAGAATCTGTTCAAAGTGGGTGGCTCTCTCAAACGGCTAGAAGCAGTGGAGCATTTACTGTGGCGGGGTTTTGTGAACAAGGCAATAGATGCGTTTGATGGAGTCAAAAGCAAGAGGGCAAAGAATTTTCAAGCCTATTTGACGAAGCATTATCAGCGTATCCCTGATTACCAATACTATCAACAGCTTGGTATTGTGATTGGTTCTGGTGATGTGGAGTCTAAGATTAAACAGGTGGGAGCTAGGGTTAAATTGTCGGGAGCACGTTGGCATCTTCATAATGTTTCTCGTATTCTTCGGCTACGATGTGCTTATCTCAATCACTCTCCTCTTTTGAGTGTCAATGTATTATCTTAA